In Pantoea cypripedii, the following proteins share a genomic window:
- a CDS encoding YqjK-like family protein, giving the protein MSRREREARIHALLNQVQQQRLDLSAARRDWLEGTAHYDRGWLTFLSLRRYLAIGSSALAIWSIRSPNRLLRWAKRGFGLWSTWRMIKSALPPR; this is encoded by the coding sequence ATGAGCCGCCGCGAGCGCGAAGCACGTATTCACGCCTTGCTTAACCAGGTGCAGCAGCAGCGCCTGGATCTGAGCGCTGCGCGTCGTGACTGGCTGGAAGGCACTGCGCACTATGATCGTGGCTGGCTCACTTTCCTCAGCCTGCGACGTTATCTGGCGATTGGCAGCAGCGCGCTGGCGATTTGGTCGATCCGCAGCCCTAATCGCCTGTTGCGTTGGGCAAAACGCGGATTTGGCCTGTGGAGCACCTGGCGGATGATCAAATCCGCCCTGCCGCCACGCTGA
- the diaA gene encoding DnaA initiator-associating protein DiaA yields MQDRIKACFTESIQTQIAAAEALPDAISRAAMALVQSLLSGNKILSCGNGASAANAQHFAASMINRFETERPSLPALALSADNVMLTAIGNDRLHDEIYAKQVRALGQAGDVLLAISTRGNTRDIIKAVEAAVTRDMTIVALTGYDGGELAGLLGPHDVEIRIPSHRSARIQEMHMLTLNCLCDLIDNTLFPHQE; encoded by the coding sequence GTGCAGGACAGAATTAAAGCGTGTTTTACCGAAAGTATTCAGACTCAAATCGCTGCCGCCGAGGCGCTGCCGGATGCCATTTCCCGTGCGGCGATGGCGCTGGTGCAGTCGCTGCTGAGTGGTAACAAAATCCTGAGCTGTGGCAATGGCGCGTCAGCGGCCAATGCCCAGCATTTTGCTGCCAGCATGATTAACCGATTTGAGACCGAGCGCCCCAGCCTGCCCGCGCTGGCGCTGAGTGCCGACAACGTGATGTTGACGGCGATTGGCAACGATCGGTTGCACGATGAAATTTACGCCAAGCAGGTGCGAGCGCTTGGTCAGGCCGGTGATGTACTGCTGGCCATTTCCACCCGTGGCAACACCCGCGACATTATCAAAGCGGTGGAAGCTGCGGTTACACGCGATATGACCATCGTGGCGCTGACCGGCTACGACGGCGGTGAGCTGGCTGGGCTACTCGGCCCGCACGATGTGGAAATTCGCATTCCGTCTCATCGCAGTGCGCGCATTCAGGAGATGCATATGCTGACGCTGAATTGCCTGTGCGATTTGATTGATAACACCTTGTTCCCCCACCAGGAATGA
- a CDS encoding MFS transporter has product MRKIKGLRWYMIGLVTMGTVLGYLTRNTIAVAAPTLATQLHITTQQYSYIVAAYSACYTVMQPVAGYVLDMLGTKVGYAVFAILWAIFCAATAFAGSWGGFALARGAVGAAEAAMIPAGLKASSEWFPAKERSVAVGYFNVGSSIGAMLAPPLVVWAIVAHSWEMAFIITGVLSMIWALCWLVFYKHPKQQHKLSEEERHYIIAGQEVQHQTGNSSKMSVGQILRNRQFWGIALPRFLAEPAWGTFNAWIPLFMFKVYGFNLKEIALFAWMPMLFADFGCIIGGYLPPFFQRVFGVNLIVSRKLVVTMGAVLMIGPGTIGLFTSPYVAIGLLCIGGFAHQALSGALITLSSDVFGRNEVATANGLTGMAAWTASTLFALVVGALADTLGFSPLFAALAVFDLIGAVVIWTVLKNKPVSELESAIPAQTAAARS; this is encoded by the coding sequence ATGCGTAAGATCAAAGGGCTACGCTGGTACATGATTGGGCTGGTGACGATGGGCACTGTGCTCGGTTACCTGACGCGTAATACCATTGCCGTAGCAGCACCCACGCTAGCCACTCAGCTGCACATCACCACTCAGCAATATTCATATATCGTCGCCGCTTATTCAGCTTGCTATACGGTGATGCAGCCGGTCGCCGGTTATGTCCTGGACATGCTGGGTACCAAAGTGGGTTATGCCGTATTTGCCATACTCTGGGCCATCTTCTGCGCCGCCACCGCGTTTGCCGGTAGCTGGGGCGGTTTTGCCCTGGCGCGTGGTGCCGTGGGTGCCGCCGAAGCGGCGATGATTCCGGCTGGATTAAAAGCCAGCAGCGAGTGGTTCCCGGCCAAAGAACGCTCCGTAGCGGTGGGCTATTTCAACGTCGGTTCATCGATTGGTGCCATGCTGGCACCGCCGCTGGTGGTGTGGGCCATCGTGGCGCATAGCTGGGAGATGGCGTTTATCATCACCGGTGTGCTGAGCATGATCTGGGCGCTGTGCTGGCTGGTGTTTTATAAGCATCCGAAGCAGCAGCACAAACTGAGTGAAGAAGAGCGTCACTACATTATTGCTGGCCAGGAAGTCCAGCATCAGACCGGTAACAGCAGCAAAATGTCGGTGGGTCAGATTCTGCGTAACCGCCAGTTCTGGGGCATTGCGCTGCCGCGTTTTCTCGCCGAACCGGCCTGGGGTACCTTCAACGCCTGGATTCCCCTGTTTATGTTCAAGGTGTACGGCTTCAACCTGAAGGAAATTGCGCTGTTTGCCTGGATGCCAATGCTGTTTGCCGATTTTGGCTGCATTATCGGCGGTTATCTGCCACCGTTTTTTCAGCGCGTGTTCGGCGTCAATCTGATCGTTTCACGTAAGCTGGTGGTGACCATGGGCGCGGTGCTGATGATCGGCCCCGGCACCATCGGCCTGTTTACCAGCCCGTACGTGGCGATTGGTTTGCTGTGTATCGGCGGCTTTGCGCATCAGGCATTGTCCGGTGCGTTGATCACCCTGTCATCCGATGTGTTTGGTCGTAATGAAGTGGCGACCGCCAACGGTCTGACAGGCATGGCCGCATGGACTGCCAGCACCCTGTTTGCTCTGGTGGTCGGTGCGTTAGCCGATACGCTGGGCTTCAGCCCGCTGTTCGCCGCACTGGCAGTCTTTGACCTGATCGGCGCAGTGGTGATTTGGACCGTTCTGAAAAATAAACCGGTTTCCGAGCTGGAAAGCGCAATTCCTGCACAAACCGCAGCCGCCCGCAGTTAA
- a CDS encoding phage holin family protein — MSDSQQSHGPGKGVINIGQRIVTTLVSIVETRIRLAVVELEEEKANLIQMLMMVGLTMLFTAFGLMSLMVLIIWAVDAQYRLMAIAITTAVLFLLALIFGLWTLRKSRQSTLLRHTRKELETDRQLLEEHRS; from the coding sequence ATGAGTGACAGTCAGCAAAGCCACGGCCCAGGCAAAGGGGTCATCAACATTGGTCAGCGTATTGTCACCACGCTGGTCAGCATCGTTGAGACACGTATCCGGCTTGCAGTGGTGGAACTGGAAGAGGAAAAAGCCAACCTGATTCAGATGCTGATGATGGTGGGTTTGACCATGCTGTTTACCGCCTTCGGCTTGATGAGCCTGATGGTGCTGATCATCTGGGCGGTCGATGCGCAATATCGGCTGATGGCGATTGCCATTACCACTGCTGTGCTGTTTCTGCTGGCGCTGATTTTTGGTCTCTGGACGCTACGTAAATCACGCCAGTCCACGCTGCTGCGCCATACGCGTAAAGAGCTGGAAACCGATCGCCAACTGCTGGAGGAGCATCGCTCATGA
- a CDS encoding DoxX family protein, whose protein sequence is MKKFEDSGLLLARVLMTILFITAGWGKLTGYSGTAQYMQSMGVPGFLLPLVILLELGGGLAILFGFLTRFTALFTAGFTILTAFLFHSNFAEGVNQLMFMKNLSIAGGFLVLGLVGPGAYSIDRVIRQRLQPATAR, encoded by the coding sequence ATGAAAAAATTCGAAGATTCAGGCCTGTTGCTGGCACGCGTTCTCATGACCATTCTGTTTATCACCGCAGGCTGGGGTAAACTCACCGGTTACTCGGGCACCGCACAGTACATGCAATCTATGGGCGTGCCGGGCTTCCTGCTGCCGCTGGTCATTCTGCTCGAACTGGGTGGTGGTCTGGCGATTCTGTTTGGTTTCCTGACCCGTTTCACCGCGTTGTTTACTGCGGGCTTCACCATCCTGACGGCGTTCCTGTTCCACAGCAACTTCGCAGAAGGTGTTAACCAGCTGATGTTTATGAAAAACCTGTCAATCGCAGGTGGCTTCCTGGTGCTGGGCCTGGTCGGTCCGGGTGCTTACAGCATCGACCGCGTGATTCGTCAGCGTTTGCAGCCCGCGACCGCACGCTAA
- the exuR gene encoding transcriptional regulator ExuR — MDLTESRRLYQQLASELKRRIEAGEYPVGEKLPAERLIAEEMQVSRTVVREAIIMLEVEGYVEVRKGSGIHVIASQQQNRIVTSSQLEFASFGPFELLQARQLIESNVAEFAATQVTRQDIMALMAIQEKARQEDHFRDSEWDMQFHVRIAQSTQNSALAAIVEKMWLHRLHNPYWLKLHEHIDQRNILSWCDDHDQIMKALIRKDPAASKLAMWQHLENTKQMLFNATADDFEFNVDRYMFAENPVILPEGTDNSR; from the coding sequence ATGGACCTGACCGAATCCCGTCGCCTTTATCAGCAACTGGCCAGCGAGCTGAAACGCCGCATCGAAGCCGGTGAATACCCGGTGGGTGAAAAACTGCCAGCCGAGCGCTTGATCGCCGAAGAGATGCAGGTGAGTCGCACCGTGGTGCGTGAAGCCATCATCATGCTGGAAGTGGAAGGCTACGTGGAAGTGCGTAAGGGTTCCGGTATTCATGTCATTGCCAGCCAGCAGCAGAACCGCATTGTCACCTCCAGCCAGCTGGAATTTGCCAGTTTTGGCCCGTTTGAACTCCTCCAGGCCCGCCAGCTGATTGAGAGCAATGTGGCGGAATTTGCCGCCACCCAGGTGACACGCCAGGACATCATGGCACTGATGGCGATTCAGGAAAAAGCCCGTCAGGAAGACCATTTCCGCGATTCCGAATGGGATATGCAGTTCCATGTCCGCATCGCCCAATCCACGCAAAACAGCGCTTTAGCCGCAATTGTCGAGAAAATGTGGCTGCATCGCCTGCATAACCCCTACTGGCTGAAGCTGCATGAGCATATTGATCAGCGCAACATCCTCAGTTGGTGCGACGATCACGACCAGATCATGAAAGCATTAATCCGCAAAGATCCCGCCGCCAGCAAGCTGGCTATGTGGCAACATCTGGAAAATACTAAACAGATGTTGTTCAACGCTACCGCAGACGATTTTGAGTTCAATGTTGACCGTTACATGTTTGCTGAAAATCCGGTCATCCTGCCGGAAGGTACTGACAATTCCCGTTGA
- a CDS encoding glutathione S-transferase family protein: protein MGQLIDGVWHDTWYDTKSTGGRFKRTEAVWRNWVTADGSAGPTGNAGFAAERDRYHLYVSLACPWAHRTLLMRKLKGLEEMISVSVVHPLMLENGWTFDDDFPDATGDSLYQNEYLYQLYLHADPHYSGRVTVPVLWDKQQHTIVSNESADIIRMLNSAFDAQGARAGDYYPEALRPQIDELNGWIYDTVNNGVYKSGFATSQAAYDESVTALFHSLARLEQILGQHRYLTGNQLTEADLRLWTTLVRFDPVYVTHFKCDRHHISDYRNLNGFLRDIYQMPGIAETVNLPHIRHHYYCSHKTINPSGVISLGPAFDWNEPHGRG from the coding sequence ATGGGACAACTGATTGACGGTGTCTGGCATGACACCTGGTATGATACGAAGTCAACCGGTGGCCGCTTCAAACGCACAGAAGCGGTATGGCGCAACTGGGTCACCGCCGATGGCAGCGCAGGCCCCACCGGCAACGCCGGTTTTGCCGCCGAACGTGATCGCTACCATTTATATGTTTCACTCGCCTGTCCGTGGGCGCATCGCACCCTGCTGATGCGTAAACTCAAGGGACTGGAAGAGATGATTTCCGTCTCGGTAGTGCATCCGCTGATGCTGGAAAACGGCTGGACCTTCGACGACGATTTTCCTGACGCCACGGGTGATTCGCTGTACCAGAACGAATATCTGTATCAACTCTATCTGCATGCCGATCCGCACTACAGCGGACGCGTCACCGTACCGGTGCTGTGGGATAAGCAGCAGCACACCATTGTGAGCAACGAATCCGCCGATATCATCCGCATGCTGAATAGCGCCTTTGATGCGCAGGGCGCGCGGGCCGGGGATTACTACCCGGAAGCGTTGCGACCACAAATTGATGAGCTGAATGGCTGGATTTACGACACGGTAAACAATGGCGTGTATAAATCGGGTTTCGCCACCTCACAGGCGGCTTACGATGAGTCGGTCACCGCGCTGTTTCATTCCCTGGCGCGCCTGGAGCAGATTCTTGGTCAGCATCGCTATCTCACCGGCAATCAGTTAACCGAGGCTGACCTGCGACTGTGGACCACGCTGGTGCGTTTTGACCCGGTCTATGTCACCCATTTCAAATGCGACCGCCATCATATTAGCGATTACCGCAACCTCAACGGCTTCCTGCGTGATATTTACCAGATGCCAGGCATTGCTGAGACGGTGAACCTGCCGCATATTCGCCATCATTATTATTGCAGCCATAAAACCATTAACCCGAGTGGCGTGATTTCACTGGGACCGGCGTTTGACTGGAACGAACCGCACGGCCGGGGCTAA
- a CDS encoding penicillin-binding protein activator, translated as MLPSKVVRHKAGRLVPVLLAGLILAACSGQGPQQTSNVNIQGPATGRSDYYLQQVQQSSDDSKTDWQLLAIRALLKEGKYPQAGDQIKQLPQQLSDVQQQELQLLRAQMLIGQQDFNGAQQLLGQLKTTGMSQDQQARFYGLQIAAAQNRPSLALLRAYIAQEPLLQGADHQSNIDATWQALTQMTKDQTNNLVINADENTLQGWLDLLNTWHTNSQDPEMLKAAIKDWQTRYPVNPASKTLPTALSQVQNFSKASTSTIALLLPLNGQAQIFANAIQKGFNDAKNGVLTAAPAPQPQPTATPATGDASAQQQPAATPAAPADNNAVVSPAAAAVTPDQNAQPPAPAPAPAPATPAPVASAADSNAQVKVYDTSSQPIQQVMQQAQQDGATIVVGPLLKSDVETVANSNSPLNVLALNEPEQIQNHPNICYFALSPEDEARDAAHHMWDQGKRQPLLLLPRNSYGDRVGKAFAQEWQTLGGSTVLQQRFGSVGELKQGINSGAGINLSGTPLIVEPAQSQGVSIAGLTIPAPQTSAPVADASGGSLDSVYIVASQDELQLIKPMIAMRTSSRSNIALYASSRSFQAGAGPDFRLEMDGLQFSDIPLLSGTNPALMQQAAKSFNNDYSLVRLYAMGIDAWTLANHFNQMRQVPGFAIDGNTGKLSATPDCVINRKLAWNQYRQGQIVPVQ; from the coding sequence ATGCTTCCTTCAAAAGTCGTACGTCATAAAGCAGGACGCCTGGTACCTGTTCTTCTCGCTGGATTGATTTTAGCCGCCTGTAGCGGCCAGGGACCGCAGCAAACATCTAACGTCAATATTCAGGGGCCAGCGACGGGCCGCTCTGACTATTATCTGCAGCAGGTGCAGCAAAGTAGCGATGATAGCAAGACCGACTGGCAATTACTTGCCATCCGTGCCCTGCTGAAGGAAGGAAAGTATCCACAGGCTGGCGATCAGATCAAACAATTGCCGCAGCAACTGTCGGATGTGCAGCAACAGGAACTCCAGCTGCTGCGTGCGCAGATGCTGATTGGTCAGCAGGATTTTAATGGCGCACAGCAGCTACTGGGCCAGTTGAAAACCACGGGCATGTCACAGGATCAGCAGGCACGCTTCTACGGTCTGCAAATCGCTGCCGCTCAGAATCGTCCATCGCTGGCACTGCTACGCGCCTATATTGCTCAGGAACCGCTGCTGCAAGGGGCCGACCACCAGAGCAATATCGACGCCACCTGGCAGGCGCTGACGCAAATGACCAAGGACCAGACCAATAACCTGGTGATCAACGCCGACGAGAATACGTTGCAGGGTTGGCTGGACCTGCTGAATACCTGGCATACCAACAGCCAGGACCCGGAGATGCTGAAAGCCGCGATTAAAGACTGGCAGACACGTTATCCGGTGAACCCGGCGTCAAAAACGCTGCCGACCGCGTTAAGCCAGGTGCAGAACTTCAGCAAAGCCTCTACCAGCACCATTGCGCTGCTGCTGCCGCTGAATGGTCAGGCGCAGATCTTCGCCAACGCCATTCAGAAAGGCTTTAACGATGCGAAAAACGGCGTGTTAACCGCCGCACCCGCACCGCAGCCGCAACCCACAGCCACACCGGCCACTGGCGATGCCAGCGCCCAGCAACAGCCCGCAGCGACGCCTGCAGCCCCAGCCGACAATAATGCCGTGGTCAGTCCGGCCGCCGCTGCCGTCACGCCGGATCAAAACGCGCAACCGCCAGCCCCTGCCCCTGCCCCTGCCCCTGCAACACCGGCCCCGGTGGCCAGTGCAGCCGACAGCAATGCCCAGGTTAAGGTGTACGACACCAGCAGCCAGCCGATTCAGCAGGTGATGCAGCAGGCACAGCAGGATGGCGCGACCATCGTGGTGGGTCCGCTGCTGAAAAGCGACGTCGAAACCGTGGCGAACAGCAATTCACCGCTTAACGTACTGGCGCTGAACGAGCCAGAACAGATCCAGAACCATCCGAATATTTGTTACTTTGCGCTTTCTCCTGAAGACGAAGCGCGTGATGCCGCCCACCATATGTGGGACCAGGGCAAACGCCAGCCATTACTGCTGCTGCCACGTAACAGCTACGGCGATCGCGTCGGCAAAGCCTTTGCGCAGGAATGGCAGACGCTGGGCGGCTCCACCGTGCTGCAACAGCGCTTTGGTTCAGTGGGCGAGCTGAAGCAGGGCATCAACAGCGGTGCCGGTATTAACCTGAGTGGTACGCCGCTTATCGTCGAACCGGCACAGTCACAAGGCGTGTCGATTGCCGGACTGACCATTCCGGCACCGCAGACCAGCGCCCCGGTAGCGGATGCCAGCGGTGGCAGCCTTGACTCGGTCTATATCGTTGCCAGTCAGGATGAACTGCAGCTGATCAAACCGATGATTGCGATGCGTACCAGCAGCCGCAGCAATATCGCGCTGTATGCCAGCTCGCGCAGCTTCCAGGCCGGTGCTGGCCCGGACTTCCGTCTGGAGATGGATGGCCTGCAATTCAGCGATATTCCGCTGCTGTCCGGCACCAACCCGGCGCTGATGCAGCAGGCAGCGAAGTCGTTTAACAACGATTACTCGCTGGTGCGCCTGTACGCCATGGGCATTGATGCCTGGACGCTGGCGAACCACTTTAACCAGATGCGTCAGGTACCGGGTTTCGCCATTGATGGCAATACCGGTAAGCTGAGCGCCACCCCGGATTGCGTGATCAACAGGAAGTTGGCATGGAACCAGTATCGTCAGGGACAGATCGTTCCGGTACAGTAA
- the mzrA gene encoding EnvZ/OmpR regulon moderator MzrA produces the protein MKNLIPKRLLPWLLGGALALLALTLAPALLNHETVVKIRVAHNGTALPDGFYLYQQLSAQGVRIKSITPSGDALVIHFENEEQSLAAQKVLRRLLPQGFVVAAGHQASQQNQDTNRPTYS, from the coding sequence ATGAAAAATCTGATTCCCAAACGCCTGCTGCCGTGGCTGCTGGGTGGTGCACTGGCACTGCTGGCGTTAACCCTTGCCCCGGCATTACTCAACCATGAAACCGTGGTGAAAATCCGCGTTGCCCATAACGGCACGGCGCTGCCGGATGGCTTCTATCTCTATCAGCAACTGTCTGCCCAGGGCGTGCGTATCAAAAGCATTACGCCGTCTGGCGATGCGCTGGTGATTCACTTCGAAAACGAAGAACAGAGTCTGGCGGCACAAAAAGTGCTACGTCGTCTGTTGCCACAAGGCTTTGTCGTGGCTGCGGGTCATCAGGCTTCACAGCAGAATCAGGACACTAATCGTCCGACTTATAGCTAA
- a CDS encoding YraN family protein, producing MEPVSSGTDRSGTVNRQRIGAEQEQQARRYLERAGLRWVASNVRYRIGELDLIMQDGDCWVFVEVRYRRDGRFGGAAASVTRQKQQKLLRAAALWLLGRNGSFATVNCRFDIIAITGHELEWLPDAFHADV from the coding sequence ATGGAACCAGTATCGTCAGGGACAGATCGTTCCGGTACAGTAAACCGCCAGCGCATTGGCGCTGAGCAGGAGCAGCAGGCGCGTCGCTATCTGGAGCGCGCCGGGCTGCGCTGGGTTGCCAGCAACGTCCGTTACCGCATCGGTGAGCTGGATCTCATCATGCAGGATGGCGATTGCTGGGTATTTGTCGAAGTGCGCTATCGGCGCGATGGGCGTTTTGGCGGTGCTGCCGCCAGCGTGACGCGTCAGAAACAACAAAAGCTACTCCGTGCAGCCGCGCTATGGTTGCTGGGACGTAACGGCAGTTTTGCTACGGTGAATTGCCGTTTTGACATCATTGCCATCACCGGCCACGAGCTGGAGTGGCTGCCCGATGCCTTTCATGCGGATGTGTAG
- a CDS encoding DedA family protein — MDILQALLHALWQQDYETLSDPTLVWAIYGVLFMILFLENGLLPAAFLPGDSLLILVGVLISKGTMGFPLTLLILTTGASLGCWVSYIQGRWLGNTPTVQKWLSHLPAQYHQRAHSLFHRHGLSALLIGRFIAFVRTLLPTIAGLSGLSNARFQFFNWVSGLLWVLILTVLGFALGKTPIFRRYEDELMFCLMMLPLVLLVIGLVGSLVVLWRKRQSDQNGKSQ, encoded by the coding sequence ATGGATATTTTGCAGGCATTGCTGCATGCCTTATGGCAGCAGGATTATGAAACCCTCTCCGACCCGACGCTGGTGTGGGCCATTTATGGCGTGCTGTTCATGATTTTATTCCTTGAGAATGGCCTGCTGCCCGCCGCTTTTCTGCCTGGTGACAGCCTGCTGATTCTGGTTGGCGTACTGATATCGAAAGGCACCATGGGTTTCCCTCTTACTCTGCTAATTCTGACCACCGGTGCCAGCCTTGGCTGCTGGGTTAGCTATATTCAGGGGCGCTGGCTAGGCAATACGCCCACGGTGCAAAAATGGCTCTCGCATCTGCCCGCGCAATATCATCAGCGCGCACATAGCCTGTTCCACCGTCATGGCCTCTCCGCGCTGCTGATTGGTCGCTTTATTGCGTTTGTCCGCACCCTGCTACCCACCATCGCCGGATTATCCGGTCTCAGCAATGCACGTTTTCAGTTCTTCAACTGGGTGAGCGGCCTGCTGTGGGTGCTGATTCTTACCGTTCTGGGATTTGCGCTCGGCAAAACACCGATTTTCCGTCGTTATGAAGACGAACTGATGTTCTGCCTGATGATGTTGCCGCTGGTACTGCTGGTAATCGGTCTGGTAGGTTCCCTGGTGGTGCTGTGGCGTAAACGTCAGTCTGATCAAAACGGGAAATCACAGTAA
- the rsmI gene encoding 16S rRNA (cytidine(1402)-2'-O)-methyltransferase, with the protein MKQLDRADISASTLYIVPTPIGNLGDITQRALTVLASVDLVAAEDTRHTGLLLQHFAINARLFALHDHNEQQKAEVLLAKLQEGQSIALVSDAGTPLINDPGYHLVRRCREAGVRVVPLPGACAAITALSAAGLPSDRFCYEGFLPAKTKARCDALRALAQEPRTLIFYESTHRLIDSLQDMVSELGPERYVVLAREITKTWESLHGAPVAELLAWVLEDENRRKGEMVLVVEGHKADEEALPAEALRTLALLQQELPLKKAAALTAEIHGVKKNALYRYALDQQEA; encoded by the coding sequence ATGAAACAACTCGATCGGGCAGACATTTCTGCCAGCACGCTCTATATCGTTCCTACCCCGATCGGTAACCTGGGTGATATTACGCAGCGAGCGTTAACGGTGCTTGCGAGCGTCGATCTGGTCGCTGCGGAAGATACACGTCATACCGGGCTGTTGCTACAACATTTCGCCATCAATGCGCGACTGTTCGCACTTCACGACCACAACGAGCAGCAGAAAGCTGAGGTGCTGCTGGCCAAATTGCAGGAAGGCCAGAGCATTGCGCTGGTTTCCGATGCGGGCACGCCATTAATTAACGATCCTGGCTACCATCTGGTGCGTCGCTGTCGTGAAGCTGGGGTCCGCGTAGTGCCGTTGCCGGGTGCCTGCGCGGCGATTACAGCATTAAGCGCAGCGGGATTACCGTCCGATCGTTTCTGTTACGAAGGGTTTCTGCCCGCCAAAACCAAAGCGCGCTGTGATGCACTGCGGGCGTTGGCCCAGGAGCCGCGTACGCTGATTTTCTACGAATCTACCCACCGCTTGATCGATAGCTTACAGGATATGGTGAGCGAACTGGGGCCGGAGCGTTATGTGGTGCTGGCGCGTGAAATCACCAAAACCTGGGAATCGCTGCACGGCGCGCCGGTGGCTGAGCTGCTGGCGTGGGTGCTGGAAGATGAAAACCGTCGTAAAGGTGAGATGGTGCTGGTGGTGGAAGGGCATAAGGCGGATGAAGAGGCCTTGCCTGCCGAAGCGCTGCGTACCCTGGCGCTGCTGCAGCAGGAGCTGCCATTGAAGAAAGCGGCTGCGCTGACGGCGGAAATCCACGGTGTGAAGAAGAATGCACTGTATCGCTACGCACTCGATCAGCAAGAGGCGTGA
- a CDS encoding DUF883 family protein has translation MAKETTSEHLRAELKNLADTLEEVLSSTGEKSKTELDKLRQKARDALDNSRERLGESGERLAQSTREAAHKADDYVRENPWHGVGIGAAVGVIIGILISRR, from the coding sequence ATGGCTAAAGAAACAACATCAGAACATTTGCGTGCGGAACTGAAAAACCTGGCAGATACGCTGGAAGAGGTTCTGAGCAGCACCGGTGAAAAATCGAAAACCGAGCTGGATAAGCTGCGGCAGAAAGCGCGTGACGCGCTGGATAACTCGCGTGAACGTCTGGGAGAATCGGGGGAGCGCCTGGCGCAATCAACCCGTGAAGCGGCACACAAAGCGGATGACTACGTGCGCGAAAATCCGTGGCACGGCGTGGGTATCGGTGCAGCGGTGGGCGTGATCATCGGCATTCTGATTTCACGGCGTTAA
- the dolP gene encoding division/outer membrane stress-associated lipid-binding lipoprotein — translation MKALNAVAILLTAMMLQGCVAVVAGGAAVATKTATDPRTVGTQVDDGTLELRVTNALAKDAQIKNQARVVVTAYQGKVLLTGQSPSADLSNRAKQIAMGVDGATEVYNEIRTGQKVSLGTSSSDTWITTKIRSQLLGSDQVKSSNVKVTTENGEVFLLGLVTQQEATAAADLASRVSGVKHVTTAFTILK, via the coding sequence ATGAAAGCATTGAACGCTGTCGCCATTCTTTTAACCGCCATGATGTTGCAGGGCTGCGTTGCCGTGGTCGCTGGCGGCGCTGCAGTTGCGACCAAAACCGCCACTGACCCACGTACCGTGGGCACTCAGGTTGATGACGGTACGCTGGAACTGCGTGTGACCAACGCGCTGGCGAAAGATGCGCAAATCAAAAACCAGGCGCGCGTGGTGGTGACGGCCTATCAGGGCAAAGTGCTGCTGACCGGTCAATCGCCGTCGGCGGATCTGTCGAACCGCGCTAAACAGATCGCCATGGGTGTTGATGGTGCCACCGAGGTTTACAACGAAATCCGTACCGGCCAGAAAGTCAGCCTGGGTACATCCTCAAGCGACACCTGGATCACCACCAAAATCCGTTCTCAGCTGCTGGGCAGCGATCAGGTGAAATCCTCGAACGTGAAAGTGACCACCGAAAACGGCGAAGTGTTTTTGTTAGGGTTAGTGACACAGCAGGAAGCGACTGCGGCGGCCGATCTTGCCAGCCGGGTGAGCGGCGTGAAGCACGTCACCACCGCGTTTACCATTCTGAAATAA
- a CDS encoding DUF1090 domain-containing protein yields the protein MKRQLLLGAVLFSLSGSLLAAESLCQQKEQDIQREIGMAKQHDNQRRVNGLERALTEVRASCTDEKLKAAHHERIEAQKHDVAERERELKEERQKGNDKEKIAKRERKLEEAQHELKQLEAERY from the coding sequence ATGAAACGTCAATTACTCCTGGGTGCTGTTCTCTTCTCCCTCTCCGGCTCACTGCTGGCAGCAGAGTCACTGTGCCAGCAAAAGGAGCAGGATATTCAGCGCGAAATCGGTATGGCAAAGCAACATGATAACCAGCGCCGTGTAAACGGGCTGGAGCGCGCGCTGACCGAAGTCCGCGCCAGCTGCACCGATGAAAAACTGAAGGCGGCACATCATGAACGGATCGAAGCGCAAAAACATGATGTGGCTGAACGTGAACGTGAACTGAAAGAAGAGCGCCAGAAAGGTAATGACAAAGAGAAGATTGCGAAACGCGAGCGCAAGCTGGAAGAGGCGCAGCATGAGCTGAAACAGCTCGAAGCTGAGCGCTACTAA